A region of Streptomyces sp. WMMC500 DNA encodes the following proteins:
- a CDS encoding helix-turn-helix domain-containing protein: protein MTDERRKVSSPEALKALAHPLRLRILRHLSVHGPATSTTLAAALGENTGTLSYHLRMLERGGLVEDIPERSAGRKRWWRGVPGLDIRRPPMDDVTAGERAVIAELDRLRGAEDLELARRFAAGQAREAGEGEAEGEGAEEGWLRGSRGLSHLTKEQLDAFHDDYLKLLAKYRHTPEDAAPGARPVHLRWFGIPAD, encoded by the coding sequence ATGACGGACGAGCGGCGCAAGGTCAGCAGCCCGGAAGCGCTCAAGGCGCTCGCGCACCCCCTGCGGCTGCGCATCCTGCGCCACCTCTCGGTGCACGGCCCGGCGACGTCGACGACGCTCGCGGCGGCCCTCGGCGAGAACACCGGGACGCTCAGCTACCACCTGCGCATGCTGGAGCGCGGGGGTCTCGTCGAGGACATCCCGGAGCGGTCGGCGGGCCGCAAGCGCTGGTGGCGCGGCGTACCGGGGCTGGACATCCGCCGCCCGCCGATGGACGACGTCACAGCGGGGGAGCGGGCCGTCATCGCAGAACTGGACCGGCTCCGCGGGGCCGAGGACCTGGAGCTGGCGCGGCGGTTCGCGGCGGGACAGGCCCGGGAGGCCGGGGAGGGCGAGGCAGAGGGGGAAGGTGCGGAAGAGGGGTGGCTGCGGGGGTCACGCGGGCTGAGCCATCTGACGAAGGAGCAGTTGGACGCCTTCCACGACGACTACCTGAAGCTCCTGGCGAAGTACCGCCACACACCCGAGGACGCCGCCCCGGGCGCGCGGCCGGTTCATCTGCGGTGGTTCGGTATCCCGGCGGACTAG
- a CDS encoding NHL domain-containing thioredoxin family protein gives MNAASPAPRRARVRAPELIGKGGWLNTGGKNLTLAGLRGKCVVVDFWAFCCINCLHVLDELRELEEKHRDTVVVVGVHSPKFVHEAEHAAVVDAVERYGVHHPVLDDPELTTWKQYAVRAWPTLVVVDPEGYVVAQHAGEGHVHAIERLVAELEEEHAAKGTLRRGDGPYVPPEPVATHLRFPGKALRLPSGNLLVSDTTRHRLVELEPDGETVVRRFGSGERGFADGPAEAPGGGAAGDSAEGSAGGSGARFNEPQGLALLPSGAVAVADTVNHAIRAVDLGTGSVTTLAGTGRQWWQGSPDSGPGREVDLSSPWDVAWFDGRLWIAMAGVHQLWTYDPATGTVAAAAGTTNEGLLDGPADGAWFAQPSGLAAADGRLWIADAETSALRWLEPGDGPGRRARVHTAVGTGLFDFGHRDGPADEALLQHPLGVTALPDGSVAVSDTYNHALRRYDPATGTVTTLATDLREPSDAVVDGDEIVVVESARHRLTRLRLPEEAVRVPPVAHRTRRAATDVAPGSLSLDVVFRAPPGQKLDTRYGPATRLLVSATPPSLLTSGEGAGTELTRAVVLSADGPEEGVLHVSAMAASCDDDPSVEYPACHVHQQDWGVPIRITESGAGRLPLILAGMNEGEEREEEDA, from the coding sequence ATGAACGCTGCCTCTCCTGCCCCGCGACGTGCCCGAGTCCGTGCCCCGGAGCTGATCGGCAAGGGCGGCTGGTTGAACACGGGTGGGAAGAACCTGACGCTCGCGGGCCTACGTGGTAAGTGTGTCGTCGTCGATTTTTGGGCCTTCTGCTGCATCAACTGCCTGCACGTCCTGGACGAGCTGCGCGAGCTGGAGGAGAAGCACCGGGACACGGTGGTCGTCGTCGGCGTGCACTCGCCGAAGTTCGTGCACGAGGCCGAGCACGCCGCCGTGGTGGACGCCGTCGAGCGCTACGGCGTCCACCACCCCGTGCTGGACGACCCGGAGCTGACCACGTGGAAGCAGTACGCGGTGCGGGCGTGGCCGACGCTGGTGGTGGTCGACCCGGAGGGGTACGTCGTCGCGCAGCACGCCGGGGAGGGGCACGTACACGCCATCGAGCGGCTGGTCGCGGAGCTGGAGGAGGAGCACGCGGCGAAGGGCACGCTGCGCCGGGGCGACGGGCCGTACGTGCCGCCGGAGCCGGTGGCGACGCATCTGCGCTTCCCGGGGAAGGCGCTGCGGCTGCCGTCGGGCAACCTGCTCGTCTCGGACACGACGCGGCACCGGCTGGTGGAGCTGGAGCCGGACGGCGAGACGGTGGTGCGGCGGTTCGGGAGCGGGGAGCGGGGCTTCGCGGACGGCCCGGCCGAGGCGCCGGGCGGCGGCGCGGCGGGGGACTCCGCGGAGGGCTCGGCGGGCGGCTCCGGGGCGCGCTTCAACGAGCCGCAGGGGCTGGCGTTGCTGCCGTCGGGGGCCGTGGCGGTGGCGGACACCGTGAACCACGCGATCAGGGCCGTCGACCTCGGTACCGGCTCGGTGACGACGCTGGCGGGGACCGGCCGGCAGTGGTGGCAGGGCTCGCCGGACTCGGGGCCGGGAAGAGAGGTCGACCTGTCGTCGCCGTGGGACGTCGCGTGGTTCGACGGACGGCTGTGGATCGCGATGGCGGGGGTCCACCAACTGTGGACGTACGACCCGGCGACCGGCACGGTGGCGGCGGCGGCCGGCACGACGAACGAGGGGCTGCTCGACGGGCCGGCGGACGGGGCGTGGTTCGCGCAGCCGTCGGGTCTCGCGGCGGCGGACGGCCGGCTGTGGATCGCGGACGCGGAGACGTCGGCGCTGCGCTGGCTGGAGCCGGGCGACGGGCCGGGGCGGCGGGCGCGGGTGCACACGGCGGTCGGCACCGGGCTCTTCGACTTCGGCCACCGCGACGGCCCGGCGGACGAGGCGCTGCTGCAGCACCCGTTGGGCGTCACGGCACTGCCGGACGGCTCGGTGGCGGTCTCGGACACGTACAACCACGCCCTGCGCCGCTACGACCCGGCCACCGGCACCGTGACCACCCTGGCGACGGACCTGCGGGAGCCGTCGGACGCGGTGGTGGACGGCGACGAGATCGTGGTCGTCGAGTCCGCCCGGCACCGCCTGACCCGGCTCCGGCTGCCGGAGGAGGCGGTCCGGGTGCCGCCGGTCGCGCACCGTACGCGGCGCGCTGCGACGGACGTGGCGCCGGGCAGCCTGTCGCTGGACGTCGTCTTCCGCGCCCCGCCGGGCCAGAAACTCGACACCCGCTACGGCCCGGCCACCCGCCTGCTGGTCAGCGCGACGCCGCCGTCGCTGCTGACGTCGGGCGAGGGCGCGGGCACGGAGCTGACGCGGGCGGTGGTCCTGTCGGCGGACGGCCCGGAGGAGGGCGTGCTGCACGTCTCGGCGATGGCGGCGAGCTGCGACGACGATCCGTCGGTGGAGTACCCGGCGTGCCACGTGCACCAGCAGGACTGGGGGGTGCCGATCCGGATCACGGAGTCGGGGGCGGGGCGGCTGCCGCTGATCCTGGCGGGGATGAACGAGGGGGAGGAAAGGGAAGAGGAAGACGCTTAG
- a CDS encoding recombinase family protein: MHQDTFCDLYLRLSLDRDGKTAIERQEADCRAWAERNGLTVRKVHIDRGRSGYKTAARKGFDAALAAVTAGVVGTLIVWKLDRLSRKGIGQVGKVVDDIGEAGGRLVSVVDGLDTSNDSSRTAVVMLAELARSESENLGSRVGHAKRYLRSKGQWIGGQPPYGLLIDPKTKKLVHDTDHAVYARMIADEALAGTSLVKIARLLNEYEILSPRGGQWNAASIMQLLRSPAFAGLMPETESVETDGGERKYTGRVFPHRDPETSDTVEIGEGIITVGEREQIIRTLESRTFVHAGKRRPKREGTALLTGLVYCAVPGCGRRMHRVGGSYQCMARRAGNRCIGASALAEAVDNYVTEEFLTKLPALEPDDLLLVAITDRWVHRVDPETFAKRDALAAEIQDEEARLADLEEARYVRGEFNGARALERYNRLSERLRGRIEGLRTDLRNLPMPSLDVSRILDNLTLREAWADATNEDRRGRLSLAMDRVEVSKGVRGQRIIPEQRIQIHWAKLPGPDTAT, translated from the coding sequence GTGCACCAGGACACGTTCTGTGATCTCTACCTCCGCCTGTCCCTCGACCGGGACGGCAAGACTGCTATCGAACGGCAGGAAGCCGACTGCCGTGCGTGGGCCGAACGCAACGGGCTGACCGTCCGCAAGGTCCACATAGACAGAGGACGCTCCGGTTACAAGACCGCCGCACGCAAGGGCTTCGACGCCGCGTTGGCGGCTGTAACGGCGGGCGTCGTCGGCACGCTGATCGTCTGGAAACTTGACCGTCTGTCCCGCAAGGGGATCGGCCAGGTGGGCAAGGTGGTGGACGACATCGGGGAGGCCGGCGGCCGTCTCGTCTCGGTCGTGGACGGTCTTGACACCTCGAACGACTCGTCGCGCACGGCCGTCGTGATGCTCGCTGAGCTCGCCCGGTCCGAGTCGGAAAATCTCGGCTCGCGTGTCGGGCACGCGAAGCGCTACCTCCGCAGCAAGGGCCAGTGGATCGGTGGACAGCCCCCGTACGGGCTGCTCATCGACCCGAAGACCAAGAAGCTCGTGCACGACACGGATCATGCCGTCTACGCCCGCATGATCGCGGATGAAGCGCTCGCCGGGACATCGTTGGTCAAGATCGCCCGACTCCTCAACGAGTACGAAATCCTCTCGCCCAGGGGCGGGCAGTGGAACGCGGCCAGCATTATGCAGCTCCTGCGTTCCCCTGCGTTCGCCGGTCTGATGCCGGAGACCGAGAGCGTCGAGACGGATGGCGGCGAGCGGAAGTACACCGGCAGGGTCTTCCCGCACCGCGATCCCGAGACGTCGGACACCGTCGAGATCGGCGAGGGGATCATCACCGTTGGAGAGCGTGAACAGATCATCCGCACGCTGGAGTCGAGAACGTTTGTGCACGCAGGAAAACGGCGACCGAAGCGCGAAGGGACGGCACTGCTTACAGGGCTCGTCTACTGCGCGGTTCCTGGCTGCGGTCGCCGGATGCACCGTGTGGGCGGCAGCTATCAGTGCATGGCTCGTCGCGCGGGCAACCGGTGCATCGGAGCGTCAGCGTTGGCTGAGGCCGTGGACAACTACGTGACCGAAGAGTTCCTCACCAAGCTCCCGGCACTCGAACCGGACGATCTGCTGCTCGTGGCGATCACTGACCGCTGGGTGCACCGCGTGGACCCGGAGACCTTCGCCAAACGTGATGCACTTGCTGCCGAGATCCAGGATGAGGAAGCCCGCTTGGCCGACCTGGAGGAGGCGCGCTACGTTCGGGGCGAGTTCAATGGCGCCAGAGCCCTGGAACGCTACAACCGGCTTTCGGAACGCCTGAGGGGGCGCATCGAGGGGCTTCGCACCGATCTCCGCAATCTCCCCATGCCTTCCCTGGACGTGTCGCGGATACTCGACAACCTCACCCTGCGAGAGGCGTGGGCGGATGCGACGAACGAAGACCGGCGCGGTCGGTTGTCGCTCGCCATGGATCGGGTCGAGGTGAGCAAGGGAGTGCGCGGGCAGCGGATCATCCCTGAGCAACGCATCCAGATCCATTGGGCCAAGCTGCCAGGCCCCGACACCGCCACTTGA
- a CDS encoding carbon-nitrogen family hydrolase, which translates to MRASLIQFRVDPDETVESRRARAAALVRAEEGSGLVVLPELWHLGAFAYDDFATGAETLDGPTAAAMAAAARDAGVWLHAGSVVERDASGTLFNTSLLYAPDGSLARTYRKIHRYGFDRGEAVLMGAGDELVTAPLPDTVAGLATCYDLRFPELFRALTDKGAQTFVIPAGWPAERRAHWRLLLRARAVENLAYVLACSTAGTTGGVAQAGHSMIVDPWGEILAEAGEGEEVLRAELDPARVTKTREEFPALRDRALGRP; encoded by the coding sequence GTGCGCGCTTCTCTGATCCAGTTCCGGGTGGATCCGGACGAAACGGTGGAAAGCCGACGGGCCCGGGCGGCCGCGCTCGTACGCGCCGAGGAGGGCTCCGGGCTGGTGGTACTGCCGGAGCTGTGGCACCTGGGCGCGTTCGCCTACGACGACTTCGCGACCGGGGCGGAGACCCTCGACGGGCCCACGGCCGCGGCGATGGCGGCGGCGGCCCGGGACGCGGGCGTGTGGCTGCACGCGGGGTCGGTCGTGGAACGGGACGCCTCGGGCACGCTGTTCAACACCAGCCTGCTCTACGCGCCGGACGGCTCCTTGGCGCGTACGTACCGCAAGATCCACCGCTACGGCTTCGACCGCGGCGAGGCCGTCCTCATGGGCGCGGGCGACGAGCTCGTCACCGCGCCCCTCCCCGACACCGTCGCCGGCCTCGCCACCTGCTACGACCTGCGCTTCCCCGAGCTGTTCCGGGCCCTGACCGACAAGGGCGCGCAGACCTTCGTGATCCCCGCCGGCTGGCCCGCGGAGCGCCGCGCGCACTGGCGGCTGCTGCTGCGGGCGCGGGCGGTGGAGAACCTGGCGTACGTGCTGGCCTGCAGCACGGCGGGGACGACCGGCGGGGTGGCGCAGGCCGGGCACAGCATGATCGTGGACCCGTGGGGCGAGATCCTCGCCGAGGCGGGCGAGGGCGAGGAAGTCCTGCGGGCGGAGCTGGACCCGGCGCGGGTGACGAAGACGCGGGAGGAGTTCCCGGCGCTGCGCGACCGGGCGCTGGGGCGGCCGTAG
- a CDS encoding maleylpyruvate isomerase family mycothiol-dependent enzyme: MTVHSSLQPSIDAWAHSAEAISELVAPLSEGEWSRRSGLPGWSVRDVVSHIIGAECEALGDPRPIHNLPADLVHITSEKARYVEVQVDTRRHHTAPEMTADLEYTVIRRRRQLRDEKRAPDTKVRGAFGSEMTVAELTRYRAFDIWVHEQDIRRALGKPGNLDSPGALLVRDELLARLPKVVAEDAGARAGSVVVVDVTGPVEFMRTVRVGEDGSGSIDGSVSLGPTVTLTTDWETYLWLATGRQRAAALADRVKVEGDQKLAEAVLRHFAVTD, encoded by the coding sequence GTGACCGTCCACTCCAGCCTCCAGCCGTCCATCGATGCCTGGGCCCACTCGGCCGAGGCCATATCCGAACTCGTGGCACCGCTCTCCGAGGGGGAGTGGAGCCGTCGAAGCGGACTGCCGGGGTGGTCCGTGCGGGATGTCGTCTCCCACATTATCGGCGCCGAGTGCGAGGCACTCGGCGACCCGCGCCCGATCCACAACCTGCCCGCCGACCTCGTGCACATCACGAGCGAGAAGGCGCGCTACGTCGAGGTGCAGGTCGACACGCGCCGCCACCACACCGCGCCGGAGATGACCGCCGACCTCGAGTACACGGTGATCCGCCGCCGGCGGCAGCTCCGCGACGAGAAGCGCGCGCCGGACACCAAGGTGCGCGGGGCGTTCGGCAGCGAGATGACGGTCGCGGAGCTGACGCGCTACCGCGCCTTCGACATCTGGGTGCACGAGCAGGACATCCGCCGCGCGCTCGGCAAGCCCGGGAACCTCGACTCGCCCGGCGCGCTCCTCGTGCGCGACGAGCTGCTGGCGCGGCTGCCGAAGGTGGTGGCCGAGGACGCGGGGGCGCGGGCGGGGTCGGTCGTGGTCGTGGACGTGACGGGCCCGGTGGAGTTCATGCGTACGGTACGGGTCGGGGAGGACGGCAGCGGTTCCATCGACGGCAGCGTCTCGCTCGGGCCGACGGTGACGCTGACGACGGACTGGGAGACGTACCTGTGGCTGGCGACGGGCCGGCAGCGGGCTGCGGCGCTGGCGGACCGGGTGAAGGTCGAGGGCGACCAGAAGCTGGCGGAGGCGGTCCTGCGGCACTTCGCGGTGACGGACTGA
- a CDS encoding rod shape-determining protein, with amino-acid sequence MSISQDQLLRCSVAVDIGASRTRVYLKGIGLVVDEPSAVAINSRTGALVAVGGQAEAMTGRTPAHIQVARPVGPNGITDIEMAQRMLRHLIHAKVRRSWRFHPALRAAACTPHDVEPLTQRAMIDTLAGLGAKRVILVDTLIATAVGCGLPVLAAEGTLIVVCGAAMTQIAVLSLGNVVAAEKVPVGGQAVDRALVEHLRINHEVMLRSHTVSQVHRELSLAGAQGAATLEVLGRDVVSGRPRTVQVDPAAVGQAAGVPMLAVLDGIRSVLRRCPPDLVADIGDRGIVLAGESATMPGLESMLRTSVGLPVHIAERPDVAAVVGLGSMIEKGAPPESVPDATSGPASFHEPTTAPAPQANPAADVPTEVATD; translated from the coding sequence GTGAGTATCAGCCAGGATCAGCTTCTCCGTTGCAGCGTCGCCGTCGACATCGGGGCCTCCCGCACCCGCGTCTACCTCAAGGGCATCGGCCTCGTCGTGGACGAGCCGAGCGCCGTCGCCATCAACTCCCGCACGGGCGCCCTGGTGGCCGTCGGCGGGCAGGCCGAGGCGATGACGGGTCGGACCCCCGCGCACATCCAGGTCGCCCGGCCCGTGGGGCCGAACGGCATCACCGACATCGAGATGGCCCAGCGCATGCTGCGCCACCTCATCCACGCCAAGGTGCGCAGATCCTGGCGCTTCCATCCCGCGCTGCGGGCCGCGGCCTGCACCCCGCACGACGTCGAGCCGCTGACGCAGCGGGCGATGATCGACACGCTGGCGGGGCTGGGCGCGAAGCGGGTGATCCTCGTCGACACCCTCATCGCCACGGCGGTGGGCTGCGGGCTGCCGGTGCTGGCCGCGGAGGGCACGCTGATCGTGGTGTGCGGTGCGGCGATGACGCAGATCGCGGTGCTGTCGCTGGGCAACGTCGTCGCCGCCGAGAAGGTGCCGGTGGGCGGGCAGGCCGTCGACCGGGCGCTGGTGGAGCATCTGCGCATCAACCACGAGGTGATGCTGCGCAGCCACACCGTCAGCCAGGTGCACCGCGAGCTGTCGCTCGCCGGCGCGCAGGGCGCGGCCACGCTGGAGGTGCTGGGCCGCGACGTGGTCTCGGGCCGCCCGCGTACGGTCCAGGTCGACCCGGCGGCGGTGGGGCAGGCGGCGGGGGTGCCGATGCTGGCGGTGCTGGACGGGATCCGCTCGGTGCTGCGGCGCTGCCCGCCGGATCTGGTGGCGGACATCGGGGACCGCGGGATCGTGCTGGCGGGCGAGAGCGCGACGATGCCGGGCCTGGAGAGCATGCTGCGTACGTCGGTGGGGCTGCCGGTCCACATCGCGGAACGCCCGGACGTGGCGGCGGTGGTGGGCCTCGGCTCGATGATCGAGAAGGGGGCTCCGCCGGAGTCCGTCCCCGACGCGACCTCGGGCCCGGCGAGCTTCCACGAGCCGACGACGGCGCCCGCCCCGCAGGCCAACCCGGCGGCCGACGTGCCCACGGAGGTCGCGACGGACTAG
- a CDS encoding bifunctional NAD(P)/FAD-dependent oxidoreductase/class I SAM-dependent methyltransferase encodes MSDHAEHDSHAEHLTLERHCDVAVIGGSAAGLAAALQLSRQRRSVVVVDDGTPRNAPAAHMHGYLGREGGAPGELTEAGRAEVRTYGGEVLSGRVVGVHRRDDGRFRLDLTGGHALVARRVLAATGLSDELPAIEGVAEGWGRGVIHCPFCHGFEVRDQRLVQIVTHPLGLHPTPLFRHLTDRMAVVLHDPTGLDEGVVETLTASGVIVERGEVSRVRTGPDGEVSGVELGDGRVLEADAVVVGSRFRARADVLAGVGLTTTPHPTGAGDVLAVDPRGETAVPGVYAAGNVTDPSLQVLPSAAQGSQVGAMIAFSLAEEDLRAVARRSGEEADWDHRYGGPDRAWSGNPNGTLVHEATPLTPGRALDVGTGEGADALWLAGHGWKVTATDISGNALARVRAEAERRGLAVSLVRGDANDPAPFGTETFDLVSLQYGSFKRTPDQRGLRSLLAAVAPGGTLLVVHHDLTPLRDPVDVATQTRMYDPEAFVGVDEVAAALSADPGTWHVEIHETRPRPPGAASTHHVDDVVLRATRRAD; translated from the coding sequence ATGAGCGACCACGCCGAGCACGACAGCCACGCCGAGCACCTCACCCTGGAGCGTCACTGCGACGTCGCCGTGATCGGCGGCTCGGCCGCCGGTCTCGCCGCCGCCCTGCAGCTCTCCCGCCAGCGGCGCAGCGTCGTCGTGGTCGACGACGGCACCCCGCGCAACGCCCCGGCCGCGCACATGCACGGCTACCTGGGGCGCGAGGGGGGCGCGCCCGGCGAGCTGACGGAGGCCGGGCGTGCGGAGGTACGCACGTACGGTGGGGAGGTGCTCTCCGGCCGTGTCGTGGGGGTGCACCGCCGCGACGACGGCCGGTTCCGGCTGGACCTCACCGGCGGGCATGCGCTGGTGGCCCGGCGCGTCCTCGCCGCGACCGGCCTGTCCGACGAACTCCCCGCGATCGAGGGCGTCGCCGAGGGGTGGGGGCGCGGCGTGATCCACTGCCCGTTCTGCCACGGCTTCGAGGTGCGCGACCAGCGCCTGGTGCAGATCGTCACTCACCCCCTGGGCCTCCACCCGACCCCGCTGTTCCGGCACCTGACCGACCGGATGGCCGTCGTGCTGCACGACCCGACCGGGCTCGACGAGGGAGTCGTCGAAACCCTCACCGCCTCCGGCGTCATCGTCGAGCGCGGCGAGGTCAGCCGGGTCCGCACCGGGCCGGACGGCGAGGTGTCCGGGGTCGAGCTCGGCGACGGCCGCGTCCTTGAGGCCGACGCCGTCGTGGTCGGCTCGCGGTTCCGGGCACGCGCCGACGTGCTGGCCGGGGTGGGGCTCACCACCACCCCGCACCCGACCGGCGCCGGTGACGTCCTCGCGGTCGACCCGCGCGGCGAGACCGCCGTACCGGGTGTCTACGCCGCCGGCAACGTCACCGACCCGAGCCTGCAGGTACTGCCGTCGGCCGCCCAGGGCAGCCAGGTCGGCGCCATGATCGCCTTCAGCCTCGCCGAGGAGGACCTCCGTGCCGTCGCGCGGCGCTCGGGCGAGGAGGCCGACTGGGACCACCGCTACGGGGGGCCCGACCGGGCGTGGAGCGGCAACCCCAACGGCACGCTCGTCCACGAGGCCACCCCCCTGACACCGGGCCGGGCTCTCGACGTCGGAACCGGCGAGGGCGCCGACGCCCTGTGGCTGGCCGGGCACGGCTGGAAGGTGACCGCCACCGACATCTCCGGCAACGCGCTCGCCCGGGTGCGCGCCGAGGCCGAACGCCGCGGGCTCGCCGTCAGCCTCGTACGCGGCGACGCCAACGATCCCGCACCCTTCGGCACCGAGACGTTCGACCTGGTCTCGCTGCAGTACGGCTCGTTCAAGCGCACGCCCGACCAGCGCGGTCTGCGCAGCCTGCTCGCCGCCGTCGCCCCCGGCGGCACGTTGCTGGTCGTGCATCACGACCTCACCCCCCTGCGCGACCCCGTGGACGTGGCGACCCAGACCCGGATGTACGACCCGGAGGCGTTCGTCGGGGTCGACGAGGTCGCCGCCGCGCTCAGCGCCGACCCCGGCACCTGGCATGTCGAGATCCACGAAACCCGGCCACGGCCCCCCGGCGCGGCCAGCACCCACCACGTCGACGACGTCGTCCTGCGCGCAACCCGACGAGCGGACTGA
- a CDS encoding XRE family transcriptional regulator, translated as MNGVADIEALARTRLRSMRTTLGYSLDELAERTNLSPSTISRVETGKRTLSLDVLVPLANALQVSLDVLFEVPTDDDVVIRPVAHSSGTRTTWPLSRPDGRTVAVKMRLEPSDAPPGQRVHPGHDWFLVLEGRVRLWLGERRIDVEAGEAAEFTTMVPHAITALGGPAELIMIFDRDGQRAHVHH; from the coding sequence GTGAACGGAGTCGCCGACATCGAGGCCCTGGCGCGGACGCGCCTGCGCAGCATGCGCACCACCCTGGGTTACTCCCTCGACGAGCTGGCAGAGCGCACCAACCTCAGCCCGTCGACCATCAGCCGCGTCGAGACCGGCAAGCGCACGCTGAGCCTGGACGTGCTCGTACCGCTGGCCAACGCCCTCCAGGTGAGTCTCGACGTGCTCTTCGAGGTGCCCACCGACGACGACGTCGTGATCCGTCCGGTCGCGCACAGCAGCGGCACCCGGACGACGTGGCCGCTGAGCCGTCCCGACGGGCGCACGGTCGCGGTGAAGATGCGCCTGGAGCCGTCCGACGCGCCGCCCGGCCAACGGGTACACCCGGGCCACGACTGGTTCCTCGTGCTCGAAGGGCGCGTGCGGCTGTGGCTGGGCGAGCGGCGGATCGACGTCGAGGCGGGGGAGGCGGCGGAGTTCACGACCATGGTCCCGCACGCGATCACGGCCCTGGGCGGCCCGGCCGAATTGATCATGATCTTCGACCGCGACGGACAGCGCGCGCACGTGCACCACTGA